taaatattttatttatttcgttgaTAGGAAACTCTCAAATGAGTTTTGACAATGCTGTTCGTTGAGATTTTGACATGAGATGTCTTCATTTCATTCACGTTTTCGCGGTTTTTCGTCTCTCTTCAATGTGGTCTCGCTTTGAACTCCATACTTGTAACTCGCCAGTTAAGTGCGTTAAGTTAAGTGTAATTAGCGCCAAATAATTAACCATTTGGAACTCTGTAATCTGAATTGTGCTGTTTGAACTTCGACGGTGCAGGCCACACTATGTGCGATTGGTTATCAAAGAGAGGCAGAAATGGCAGAAAGGTAAAATCACATGGTTAAACCATGGTTTAACAAAAAGATCTCTTGAGAATAGAGCAGTACTTAGGGGACTAAAAGCTTTTTCTTGTAAATGAATTGTTGCAGGCCGTGCAGGGTTATGATGGAAGTCTTCAACACCTTTTGTGGGTTCTAGTTAGATTGTCTAGCGTCTGTGACATGAAAAATCTTGCCCATTCTTGCACAACATAAGTAGCTAAAGCAAAATGTTTCCTCGATTTtacgtttctattttttatgtttcttgaTACACAAATTGTATaatctgtttcttctttacaGGTAACCTGATGCAGTCCATTCATGTCAACGCCACTGTCCATAGCACTATGTAGTATGTGGACAATAGGCAACCCAACCATACTTTCCTCTACACTGAAGTCAATTTATCATAATTGAAATTAAGTAAACAGTCACTTTAATATCTTTTCGTCCATCTTTTCTAATACCCTTCATCATTTAAGTTAATCTCTTCGTCACAACCCATTGTGATTTTGGTGTAGACCAAGGTCCATCTAAGAAGTTTACAAGCCAACAAGAACAAGGTAAAGCagattttagatttttgttgTATCAATAAACCACAATATTTAACCAGTATATTTAATTATAGAAGGGGGGCAAGAATCTTGggtttaaaaattcattcctTGTGAAATCATGAGTGtcttctaattttaaaaaataaatttaattatggaTTAAGTGATAGTAGACCATAGTAGACCGAAAGATTCCGTGATTGTAACTGCTAAATCGTCGGGGTGGACCAAGGGTAGATGTAACCGGCTTTCGATCGGAGGAGGGGAATGAATGTGCCcattggtggtggtggcgaaTGATGGCTATATTACCAGGGACTTTCTTATTTTGGCACGGTTGGATGTCGTGTATTGGAATAAAAGGCAGGTGACCTCTTAGATTTGCGAATAACAATAGCCAACCTTCTGAATCAATAACGGACTGAGTTTTAAATCTTAAAGCCATAgctttcctgttttctttcatAACTAATggcataatttttttgttttctatttgatttagGTTACAAGATGTTCTCCACTCTCGAACCTAGAAAAGGGTCGAGAGTCGTCTAGATCTGCCTTCATCACTGAACCTCTCTGATTTGTCCTCATGTACATCCGTGTGAGTGTGAATAATGGATTCACGAGGACGTGATTCGATCCTGACGCTTCTTCCCTCTAATTTTCAACTTTAGTCATCCAGTTTTAACACCCATTCACTCAAGGTAGGACTCGATAATCTCTTCTCTTGCTTTTCTGCTAGTTGCTCAATTTTCTCAGTtagtgaagaaaacaaatgctgATTACTTCATCAGAAATTGAGAGGGGGTATTCACGATAAAGAGTCACACTGAATCAGAGTTCATTTTGTGTCACCTCGCTCGGTTGAAAGAACATGGAGAGAATGACCGTTCCTACCTTCAATTAACGCTGGTCGGAGTAGGACCTTGCgaggccattttttttttccaagaaagaCGTCATtttgtacaacaacaaaattattgctGGTTAATCTATGGAAAATAGGGGAGTATTTTACGACAAGGAATCATAATGAACCAGGCGAATCagagttcattttctttcactttcgtTGAACGACTTGTTACGTCAGAAGGAAGCGATCCTTAAATTTATctgattgttttctcttttgtcacCAAGAATCAATTTGGTTCGTGGCTATTATTATTCGTTTGTTGATGACCGTGTCTTTAACTTCAGCCCATCTCATCTCGTCTCATCTTTTCGAATTGCATTGTGGGTCTTTTATCGTCGTCTTGCTTTCCGTAATTTCCCACATGTTAGGGGACAGTTTCTCTCGTGTTGATTCCCTCATCGTACCCATTACTAATTCAACAGCATTACAAagtcaaaaattaaaactggGTTAGGGATAAGGGCAAGCACTAAACCAGTTGTTGGCATGCCCAGTTGTTTGACGTTGTTATTGTTTAAGTAGGTTTGTCATAAGCTCTCATAGGTAACCTCTGCAGATTTATTGTTgaggtttatttttcttctctttatttttatgacaAGGACCGAATGCAAAgtcagtttctattttattttattggttaCTCGTTACTACTCCACTGGGATAtgcaatgaaatttttaaatttaataaaaagcTGTTTATTACCCCCAGGCCGTAATTGATAATAACAGATGAAACATTTAAATCTTCGTATTGATGTTGGGCGAGTTAACCTAAGTCGGATTTGATCTGTCTTAGTTCTTCTGCCACATCGGATGAAgaccttcttttttctgggtCGGGATGGATCATTTTCTTGATGAGTTCGCGACGGGTGGGCGACGTTCAGGCCCGTACCTTTCAGGCCCTGCAGGAGTCATTCAGGCCCGTGGCCTGAAAGCCAGATTCACTTCACGCCCGTTGCGAACTTTTGGGTTTTGGAACAAatccatcaactttttttaGACAATATACCCAATACTTGCCTCGTCCAATTGaagtaatttcaaaatttccggCGCCAGCCAGTTGTACGTTTCTCTAACTCCACTCATGGAATAAGTTCCCCTTTCGTTGACTAGTTTGTTCAATCCAAATCCAGACCATTTCATCACGACTTCGTTGTTGACTGGATTCACCCAGATGAGGACGTTTTCTGGTTTGATATTTCGATGGATTACTTTCATTTGGTGAATGCACTCGAGTCCAATGGACAATTGATAGAGAACTTCAATCTCCTGTGGCATCTGGCCACGGTATTTTCGCGGGTCGCcatctttcaaaaataatcgATCGAGTGAGGCTTCGCATAATTCGAGAACGTATTGCCTGAAATGGAATATTCAAACACACATGACAAAtatttcagaaatatttcttttataaggTAACTGGTAACGTCACTTGAAATCCTGATCACCGTCTGCGTGAAATAATTCGATTACATTAGGGTGATTGAGTTTCAGCAAAGCTGTTTCTTCCCGTTCGTTTGTAAAATTGCTCAATTGACGTTTTCGATTTTCAATTGACGGCCACTGGAATGCCATGCCACATTCCTTTGTAGACCAAGCCATGACCTCTCTCTCCTAAAATCTCGTGGCGTTCAAACATCAATATCTTCTGTTCCAACATCAATCAGAACGTTTTCACTGAATGATCCTTTCAGGACTAGTTATTTCCTTCACTTAAGTAATCGGTGGTGTTTTCAGTGAGCTGGATATTCCACCAattcttcattaaaaaaaagaaaaaaaaagaataaaaaagttccTTCCTTGAACCATGTTTTGAATCTTGGAGGGGACTGGTAgaagttcgtttttttttttttacttactccTTTCCTAAGTTACTTGTTAGCAGAAAACGTCGTGCGTGCGGAAGTCACGTAAATATGCTGCGCTGTTCGAATAGAAGAACAAAACGTAAAAACCATTTGAAATGTCTGTGTTCAAAATGTGAGTGTAGCCTACTTAgataaaaggggggaaaaaaaaatgaaagataagGTTTCGTCGTCCATTATCAGATTTAAACGTTATCTCGAAAACCACCCCACCTTTGCAACATCTAAAACCATTCTTGTTTTTGGACGTACTGACTTAGAGATTCGAGAATTGGCTATTGCAAACTCAGAGTGTAATTTTCTCATTACGGTTTCATCAAATAACGTTTCGTCCTACTTTAAAGCTCCTGACACATAATGAATGagatgaaaacaaaccaaaataaaatacaatacCGAAGACTGAGCCTTGTGCAAATATGTCGCTCTTGACTCATGTTCCTCTTTGATGTGCTGCTGTTtcatcttttccattttctttttcttcttgaattttgattaataCTATTTCAGGGGCATACCAATAATATCGGTGCCTCTGTTTGATCCACTGATGGAGTGACTTGTGGAGtgagaaataattttcaagtAACCGAAATGATCGTGtcgatttctttatttcattaacGCACGGGAAAACAAATCTGAACTGATAAGCCCCTCAGGTGTTTGCTTCCTTCCTTACCGGAGCAATTTCATCAAAGctaaaaacatattttcgtGTTGTAGTCTTGAAGATGCGAATCATCATCACTTCTTCCTTTGAATTTCAGTCCCCAGCATTTGTTGTCAACGAGCGACAGTCTTTCGAGGtatattccaattttcatGGTTTGGAACGTGAGGATAGGGTGCTAGCGAATGGTGGCTATTACCAGGGACTTGCACATTTTGGCGCGGTTGGATGTCGTCTATTGGAATAAAAGGCTTAGATGGTTGGCGAATGCTATTTGCAAATTTGAAAGCCAAGGCGGagttttaaatctttgagctatagccttttttgttttctatttgatttataGGCTCCAAGATTTTTTCCACTTTCGAACCTGGACTACTTCTATTCTTCTAGTCTTCTCACACAAACGAGAGTCTTCGAGATCTGCCTTCATCACTGAACCCTCTCTGATTCGTCTGTTCTTGTGTACATCCATGTGAACTCACATGTTTGGATTCACGAGGACGTGGTTCCTTCCATCTCCCTCCAGTCTGGTCTTCACTTAAGGTaaaccttttcttgttttattggCAACTGATAGCTCTGTTCGATTTTAAACGAGAATGACTACAACGTGTATCATTTGACCGATTTGACCTGACCATGACATTTTTTCGATCAAGTCGATGTGATATTGTTTTATAGCGAATTGTTTTTACACACACTTAGGTGtcaaaataagagaagaaggGTTGGGAAAACATAGGGAGAATGAACGATTCCATCTCCAATTAACGTTGGCTGGAATTGGAATTTGCgaagaaatgatttgatttgattaagGAATAGTTCTCGATCAGTTTCGCCCAATCGTTTtacatataaaaaataattgctgGTTAATCTATGGAAAATAGGGGAGTATTTAAGACGAGGAATCACAATGAACCAGTCGAATCagagttcattttctttcactttcgtTGAACGACTTGTTACGTCAGAAGGAAGCGATCCTTAAATTTATctgattgttttctcttttgtcacCAAGAATCAATTTGGTTCGtggatatttttattcatttgtttattacCGTGTCTTCATCTTCAGCCCATCTCATCTcgtcttattttttcgaattgcATTTTGGGTCTTTTATCGTCGTCTTGCTTTCCGTAAATTCCAATATGTTAGGGGACAGTTTCTCTCGTGTTGTTCCCCACATTTTACCCATT
The window above is part of the Daphnia pulex isolate KAP4 chromosome 3, ASM2113471v1 genome. Proteins encoded here:
- the LOC124190764 gene encoding serine/threonine-protein kinase/endoribonuclease IRE2-like; translation: MAWSTKECGMAFQWPSIENRKRQLSNFTNEREETALLKLNHPNVIELFHADGDQDFKQYVLELCEASLDRLFLKDGDPRKYRGQMPQEIEVLYQLSIGLECIHQMKVIHRNIKPENVLIWVNPVNNEVVMKWSGFGLNKLVNERGTYSMSGVRETYNWLAPEILKLLQLDEASIGYIV